One part of the uncultured Bacteroides sp. genome encodes these proteins:
- a CDS encoding helix-turn-helix domain-containing protein: MADLTTVQKKEWAGMLYLKENLTQQEIAEKVGISRQTLGKWIKSEKWEERRTGITLTREDQISNLHRQVAEINKNIIQRPEGERFPTSAEADIISKLSGAIKKMETDVGIADIISVGMRFIEWLRPVDLDKAKEITKLWDAFIKDNI, translated from the coding sequence ATGGCAGATTTAACCACAGTACAAAAGAAAGAATGGGCGGGCATGCTCTATCTCAAAGAAAACCTTACTCAGCAGGAAATAGCGGAAAAGGTTGGAATTAGTCGGCAAACACTCGGAAAGTGGATAAAATCGGAAAAGTGGGAAGAAAGACGTACAGGAATCACCTTAACACGTGAAGACCAGATATCTAACCTTCACCGCCAAGTGGCAGAGATAAACAAAAATATTATTCAACGCCCCGAAGGTGAACGTTTCCCGACTTCAGCCGAAGCGGACATAATAAGCAAACTATCAGGAGCCATTAAAAAGATGGAGACGGATGTAGGTATAGCCGATATCATCAGCGTTGGAATGCGCTTTATTGAATGGCTTCGACCTGTTGATCTTGATAAGGCAAAAGAAATAACAAAACTTTGGGATGCATTTATTAAAGATAATATCTGA